A section of the Solitalea canadensis DSM 3403 genome encodes:
- a CDS encoding DUF6326 family protein yields MKNPTILEDFKINVKFKLSALWVSVMFCYIYGDFFSLFVPGRIENLMNGNSGAGSTTPIKILMFAILMTLPSLMVFLSLALRPKINRWIIIIMGLFYTIVMILVG; encoded by the coding sequence ATGAAAAACCCTACGATCTTAGAAGATTTCAAAATTAATGTAAAGTTTAAACTATCAGCATTATGGGTTTCTGTAATGTTTTGCTATATATATGGTGATTTCTTTTCCTTATTTGTTCCGGGGCGTATCGAAAATTTAATGAATGGTAATTCGGGAGCGGGCTCAACTACTCCGATAAAGATACTGATGTTTGCCATTCTAATGACACTACCTTCTCTTATGGTATTCCTTTCCCTGGCATTAAGACCTAAAATAAACCGATGGATCATCATCATAATGGGTTTATTTTATACGATTGTTATGATTTTGGTAGGATGA
- a CDS encoding DUF4345 domain-containing protein gives MTTQKAIKIGNNLFVGISILGLTSVSLLSLFNPQATMDLVRVSLTNNDAISSIRGIYGGVGLTIVISLGYLLIHRAIVAVQFLTLFWFSYALSRLITILVNGPLGGFGSQWIIIESILFMLGATLLIFNRNLTYKQR, from the coding sequence ATGACAACACAAAAAGCAATTAAAATCGGCAACAATCTCTTTGTTGGTATTTCAATTCTGGGCTTAACCTCTGTAAGCCTTTTGTCACTTTTTAACCCGCAGGCTACTATGGATCTTGTGCGTGTAAGTTTAACAAACAATGATGCAATAAGCTCTATAAGAGGTATTTATGGTGGTGTTGGTTTAACAATCGTAATTAGTTTAGGTTATCTTTTAATTCATAGAGCGATAGTTGCGGTGCAATTTCTGACCCTGTTTTGGTTTTCATACGCACTGTCGAGACTAATTACCATTCTTGTTAACGGTCCACTTGGAGGGTTTGGGAGTCAATGGATTATAATAGAGTCCATACTTTTTATGCTTGGAGCTACGTTATTGATTTTTAACAGAAACCTGACGTATAAACAACGTTAA
- a CDS encoding Crp/Fnr family transcriptional regulator — MGASAFTQHIKKIILSQNITLPDETWNAIAGIWEVVDIKRKTIISEPEQVEKHLYFVVDGVQRVYYFDEHNREATLIFSYPYSFSGVLDSFLLQSPSKYYFETLTNSVLLKTTYNQYNAMVKQFPEFEEFTRRATNYVISGLLERLVELQCFSSEDKFRKLLKRSPHILQYVPQKYLANYLGIDPTNFSKLMNTVKI; from the coding sequence ATGGGAGCCTCAGCGTTTACACAACATATAAAGAAGATTATACTTAGTCAAAATATTACCTTACCAGATGAAACCTGGAATGCTATTGCAGGTATTTGGGAAGTGGTAGATATTAAACGGAAAACGATTATTTCTGAACCAGAACAGGTTGAGAAACATCTCTATTTTGTTGTTGATGGGGTTCAACGGGTATATTACTTTGATGAACATAACAGAGAAGCCACCCTTATATTTTCCTACCCTTATTCTTTTTCCGGTGTGTTGGATTCTTTTTTACTTCAATCGCCCTCAAAGTACTATTTTGAAACACTGACTAATTCAGTACTCTTAAAAACAACTTACAACCAGTATAATGCAATGGTAAAACAATTTCCGGAATTTGAAGAGTTCACAAGAAGAGCCACAAATTATGTAATAAGTGGACTTTTAGAAAGACTTGTTGAGCTTCAATGTTTTTCGTCGGAAGACAAATTCAGGAAACTGTTAAAACGTAGTCCTCACATCCTGCAATATGTTCCGCAGAAATATTTAGCCAACTACCTGGGTATCGATCCTACTAACTTCAGCAAACTCATGAACACAGTTAAAATTTAA
- a CDS encoding winged helix-turn-helix transcriptional regulator — protein sequence MTAIKESSTIQENKQYALANCPVTYVMEKIGGYWKPIIIYHLSTGDKRYGELKRAIPAITEKVLIQHLKQLEADRLIIREAKPVVPPFVTYKLSKAGKGLLPVIEAMASWAFKDMDDAYKEIDTNELEAKVSKEEISSTKLK from the coding sequence ATGACAGCAATTAAAGAATCTTCGACCATACAGGAAAATAAGCAATATGCTTTAGCCAATTGCCCGGTTACCTATGTTATGGAAAAGATTGGTGGTTATTGGAAACCAATCATTATTTATCATTTATCAACTGGCGATAAGCGCTATGGTGAATTGAAAAGAGCCATTCCTGCAATTACTGAAAAAGTACTTATACAACACTTAAAGCAATTAGAAGCAGACAGGTTAATCATCAGAGAAGCTAAACCTGTTGTACCTCCCTTTGTTACCTATAAACTTAGCAAAGCCGGAAAAGGTTTGCTTCCGGTAATAGAAGCGATGGCCTCATGGGCATTTAAAGATATGGATGATGCTTATAAAGAAATTGATACTAACGAGTTGGAAGCAAAAGTTAGCAAAGAAGAAATTAGCAGCACTAAATTGAAATAA
- a CDS encoding NmrA family NAD(P)-binding protein — protein MKFTITGSLGNIGNPLTQLLVAAGHKVIVVSSSADRTAAIEALGAQAAIGSVSDALFLKDAFNRADAVFAMTPPNMGGQDVIANTIQAGKALASAIREAGVKRVVMLSSVGADLPGGNGPIASLHNIEKLYNELPNVSITFLRAGYFYTNFYNDIPLIKGMGIIGSNFPATTRIPLVHPNDIAAAVAEELQKTTTGKNVRYIVSDVRTPADLAKVLGTAIGKSELPWVEFTDEQSLQGLMQAGLPEEIAKLYTEMGTGFRSGKIQADFELNDSPVTGATKLEEFAQQFASKF, from the coding sequence ATGAAATTTACTATAACAGGCTCTTTAGGAAACATTGGGAATCCGTTGACCCAATTATTAGTAGCTGCAGGACATAAAGTTATTGTAGTTAGCAGTTCGGCGGATAGAACAGCTGCCATAGAAGCGTTAGGTGCACAGGCAGCTATCGGCTCTGTTAGCGATGCGCTGTTTTTAAAGGATGCATTCAATAGGGCTGACGCAGTTTTTGCGATGACTCCTCCAAATATGGGCGGTCAGGATGTAATTGCCAACACAATACAAGCTGGAAAAGCGCTTGCCTCAGCTATCCGAGAAGCTGGTGTAAAACGGGTAGTGATGTTGAGCAGTGTTGGCGCCGACCTGCCTGGCGGTAACGGCCCTATCGCAAGCTTGCACAACATCGAAAAGCTTTACAACGAACTACCCAATGTGAGTATTACCTTTTTGCGTGCGGGTTACTTTTATACTAATTTTTACAATGATATACCATTGATTAAAGGAATGGGCATTATAGGTTCCAACTTTCCGGCAACTACGCGTATCCCTCTCGTACATCCCAATGATATTGCTGCTGCCGTGGCAGAAGAATTGCAAAAAACGACCACAGGCAAAAATGTTCGCTATATAGTAAGTGATGTTCGTACACCTGCGGACCTTGCAAAGGTTTTGGGTACTGCTATTGGCAAATCTGAATTGCCGTGGGTGGAGTTTACTGACGAGCAGTCGTTACAAGGTTTGATGCAAGCTGGATTGCCTGAAGAAATCGCCAAACTATACACCGAAATGGGTACAGGATTCAGAAGCGGAAAAATTCAGGCCGATTTTGAGCTTAATGATTCACCCGTAACGGGAGCAACCAAACTGGAGGAGTTTGCTCAACAATTTGCCTCAAAATTTTAA
- the ppk2 gene encoding polyphosphate kinase 2 — translation MKTKTKKSKNEEDEKKGKSVPETEKMKAKEYEKELSRLHVELVKLQDWVKDKGLKICIIFEGRDGAGKGGTIKAITERVSPRVFRIVALTAPTEREKSQMYIQRYLPYLPAAGEIVIFDRSWYNRAGVERVMGFCTEEASKKFLKVVPLVEKAIVDSGIILIKYWMEVSQKEQTIRLKSRIGDGRKTWKLSPMDLKSYSRWYDYSRARDEMFLATDTNHAPWFVAHSDDKKKVRLNIITHLLSMVPYKSIHHAKVKLPKRQEPGNYVDPDYPYKYIRELY, via the coding sequence ATGAAAACTAAGACAAAGAAATCGAAAAACGAGGAAGACGAAAAAAAAGGGAAAAGTGTACCGGAAACGGAAAAGATGAAGGCTAAGGAATATGAGAAGGAGCTCTCCAGACTACATGTTGAACTTGTTAAACTGCAAGACTGGGTTAAAGACAAAGGGCTTAAAATATGCATTATCTTCGAAGGTCGTGACGGAGCCGGTAAAGGAGGCACGATAAAAGCCATCACTGAACGGGTAAGTCCGCGCGTTTTCCGGATAGTTGCATTAACAGCTCCCACAGAGCGGGAAAAAAGCCAGATGTATATTCAACGTTATCTTCCCTATTTGCCGGCAGCAGGGGAGATTGTGATATTCGATCGCAGCTGGTATAATCGTGCAGGAGTTGAGCGTGTGATGGGTTTTTGTACGGAAGAAGCCTCAAAAAAATTCTTAAAAGTGGTTCCTCTGGTAGAAAAGGCCATTGTTGATTCAGGTATTATTCTTATAAAATACTGGATGGAGGTTAGCCAGAAAGAACAAACGATCAGGCTCAAATCACGTATCGGAGATGGAAGAAAAACCTGGAAGCTTTCACCAATGGATCTAAAATCATACAGTCGTTGGTATGATTATTCCCGTGCCAGGGATGAAATGTTTTTGGCGACCGATACCAATCACGCACCCTGGTTTGTAGCGCATTCGGATGATAAAAAGAAAGTAAGGCTGAATATTATTACCCACCTGTTAAGTATGGTGCCCTATAAAAGTATCCACCATGCAAAGGTAAAATTGCCTAAAAGACAGGAGCCTGGAAATTATGTAGATCCCGACTATCCTTATAAATACATCCGCGAGTTATATTAA
- a CDS encoding SulP family inorganic anion transporter codes for MNTRKESAINGNAQKVNMVPEWISSYSKAYLKYDLTAGSITAAVVIPKAMAYATVAGLPVQIGLYTVLFPMIIYALFGCSRVLSVSTTTTLAILTGAELSNINAANLSVMTVLVTLTLLVGFILLLASLLRLGFIANFISEPVLIGFKAGIGLVIILDQIPKLLGIHFIKGTFIHNLVSIVEFIPHSSLATIIIGVVMIFLLIGLEHYLPKAPAPLIVVAAGIAGMGIFHLYNYGIEQVGFIPRGLPDIELPNFALAQQLWPGALGIALMSFTETIAAGRAFAKGEEPIIYTNKELLATGLANVGSSFFGAMPSGGGTSQTAVNRIAGARSPMASLVTAGITLLTMILLAPLLGLMPQATLAAVVIVYSIGLIQPKDFRVILNVRRTEFIWAVSALVAVVLLGTLKGIIVAIIVSLIALAQQIVDPALHVLGRKPGTNVFRPQSKEHPEDETFPGLLILRPEGRVFFLNAAQFGEKIRPFLANISPRVLILDFSGVPDLEYTALKMLIEAEKRLSSEGTSVWLAGLNTEVLNVINRSELGKKLGRERMYFNVELAVKKYQEITNG; via the coding sequence ATGAACACAAGGAAAGAGTCCGCAATTAACGGTAATGCTCAAAAAGTAAATATGGTACCCGAATGGATTTCATCCTATAGTAAAGCGTACCTCAAATATGATCTCACAGCCGGATCAATTACTGCTGCGGTGGTAATACCCAAGGCTATGGCTTATGCTACCGTTGCCGGTTTACCTGTTCAGATTGGTTTGTATACAGTATTGTTTCCGATGATAATCTATGCATTATTCGGCTGTTCACGTGTATTGAGCGTAAGTACAACAACAACATTGGCTATTCTTACCGGTGCGGAACTTTCGAATATAAATGCTGCAAATCTATCAGTAATGACAGTGTTAGTTACGTTAACATTATTGGTCGGTTTCATCCTTTTACTGGCCTCACTGCTACGCCTGGGCTTTATTGCTAATTTTATTTCAGAGCCTGTATTAATTGGATTTAAAGCAGGAATAGGACTTGTTATTATACTCGATCAGATCCCGAAATTACTAGGCATTCACTTCATTAAAGGTACATTCATACATAATTTAGTCTCCATTGTTGAGTTCATACCGCACAGTTCATTAGCTACCATTATAATAGGGGTAGTTATGATTTTTTTACTAATCGGTTTAGAACATTATCTTCCAAAGGCCCCGGCACCCCTTATTGTAGTGGCGGCAGGTATTGCCGGAATGGGTATCTTTCATTTGTATAATTATGGTATTGAACAAGTGGGTTTTATTCCTCGTGGACTGCCAGATATTGAGTTGCCCAATTTTGCACTTGCTCAACAATTATGGCCTGGAGCTTTAGGTATTGCCTTGATGAGTTTCACTGAAACAATTGCGGCAGGAAGGGCTTTTGCTAAAGGGGAGGAGCCAATTATTTATACAAACAAAGAGCTATTAGCTACGGGTTTGGCAAATGTAGGTAGTTCCTTTTTTGGTGCAATGCCTTCGGGTGGAGGAACATCGCAAACAGCAGTAAACCGTATTGCTGGCGCTCGCTCTCCAATGGCTTCCCTGGTAACAGCTGGCATAACATTATTAACAATGATTCTACTTGCACCCCTTCTGGGCTTGATGCCGCAAGCAACACTCGCTGCTGTTGTTATTGTGTATTCAATCGGACTGATACAACCTAAAGATTTTCGAGTAATTCTTAATGTAAGACGGACTGAGTTCATTTGGGCTGTGTCGGCACTGGTAGCAGTTGTGCTGTTAGGTACACTTAAAGGCATTATTGTGGCCATTATTGTTTCCCTTATTGCTTTGGCTCAACAAATTGTTGATCCTGCACTTCACGTACTTGGACGAAAACCGGGTACCAATGTTTTTCGTCCGCAATCAAAGGAGCATCCGGAAGATGAAACTTTTCCGGGATTGTTGATTCTGCGGCCTGAAGGGCGTGTGTTCTTTTTAAATGCCGCTCAGTTTGGAGAAAAAATCCGGCCATTTCTTGCAAATATTAGTCCTCGTGTGCTAATTCTCGATTTCAGTGGTGTACCAGACCTGGAGTATACGGCATTAAAAATGTTGATTGAAGCAGAGAAGAGGCTTAGCAGTGAAGGAACATCAGTTTGGTTGGCTGGGCTTAATACGGAAGTGTTAAATGTTATCAATCGTTCGGAGTTGGGAAAGAAGTTGGGAAGGGAACGAATGTACTTTAATGTTGAGCTCGCTGTAAAGAAATACCAGGAAATCACCAATGGTTAA
- a CDS encoding DUF2147 domain-containing protein gives MKKILLLILVCLTIDINAQSLIDDTITGTWLTADQSGQIVIYRRGNKYYGSIKGGTGKEQYDINNPEPIRRKNSLIGLIILKEFKFDGENQWKGGMVYDPNNGKTYNCILSLTDKKTLKLRGYIGFSWLGRTEIWTRIN, from the coding sequence ATGAAAAAGATTCTGCTCTTAATATTGGTATGTCTGACCATAGACATAAATGCGCAATCACTTATTGATGACACTATCACGGGTACCTGGCTAACAGCTGACCAATCAGGTCAAATAGTTATTTATAGAAGAGGCAATAAATATTATGGAAGTATTAAAGGAGGAACTGGCAAAGAACAGTATGATATTAATAATCCGGAACCCATTAGAAGGAAAAACTCATTAATCGGATTAATTATCCTCAAAGAATTCAAATTTGATGGTGAGAATCAATGGAAAGGGGGCATGGTGTATGACCCCAACAATGGGAAAACATACAATTGTATTCTTTCGCTTACAGACAAGAAAACTCTAAAATTGAGAGGATATATTGGATTTAGCTGGCTTGGAAGAACAGAAATATGGACAAGAATTAATTGA
- a CDS encoding L-2-amino-thiazoline-4-carboxylic acid hydrolase has product MISLKLIQSIFFFNYSFKKAILIAARNLPDANGNRLIKEYQLMKKIKGSQRIQSFGHWFMMRLTKKSLLLFMAAQKAGLTKDEAYQLTENVVWKIAQPLGIALNQLTYFVRSTPAKRIAYINQILWNLLWTAPFKRENIKSKGGVYSFDVIQCPVSDYLKRNNAAQLCTVAFCNADYKLAAQWSTVFKRENTLVTGCSKCDFKFITHS; this is encoded by the coding sequence ATGATTTCACTTAAGTTAATTCAATCTATTTTCTTCTTCAATTACTCGTTTAAAAAAGCGATTCTGATAGCTGCAAGAAATCTTCCGGATGCAAACGGGAATCGTTTGATAAAAGAATACCAATTGATGAAAAAAATTAAAGGCAGTCAACGGATACAATCATTTGGGCATTGGTTTATGATGAGATTGACGAAAAAAAGCCTTCTACTTTTCATGGCGGCTCAAAAAGCTGGACTCACAAAAGATGAAGCCTATCAGCTCACTGAAAACGTGGTATGGAAAATAGCTCAACCTCTGGGAATTGCACTCAATCAGCTGACGTATTTTGTCCGTTCTACACCGGCAAAAAGAATTGCTTACATCAATCAAATTCTTTGGAATCTTTTGTGGACAGCACCCTTCAAACGGGAAAATATAAAATCAAAGGGTGGTGTGTACTCATTTGATGTAATTCAATGTCCGGTAAGTGACTACCTTAAAAGAAACAACGCCGCTCAATTATGCACAGTAGCCTTTTGCAATGCCGATTATAAACTGGCAGCCCAATGGAGTACAGTATTTAAAAGAGAAAACACCTTAGTCACGGGCTGTAGTAAATGCGATTTTAAGTTTATTACCCACTCCTAA
- a CDS encoding TetR/AcrR family transcriptional regulator has protein sequence MKSYSNVPSREDRRTQKTKKSLADAIKELILEKEYDEITIQEIIDRANVGRSTFYTHYESKEQLLVGNINFQETLNNTPDDDENYPLGINISYLFNHTKEHILLYKAMSGNRSIDILGNYFMELCSTKIIDHLNRQPSFKEKNQQMLHYKAEAAAGGIIRMMFKWLSDGATIPSEEMITYSKKILSDFFAEE, from the coding sequence ATGAAAAGCTATAGCAATGTGCCCTCGAGAGAAGATCGGCGTACACAGAAAACAAAAAAGTCGTTAGCAGATGCGATAAAAGAATTGATACTGGAAAAAGAATATGATGAAATCACGATCCAGGAAATTATTGACCGGGCAAATGTGGGCCGCAGCACATTCTATACGCATTACGAAAGTAAAGAGCAACTTTTAGTAGGAAACATTAATTTTCAGGAGACACTTAATAACACACCGGATGATGATGAGAACTACCCCTTGGGAATTAATATTTCGTATTTATTTAACCATACCAAGGAGCATATACTTCTTTATAAAGCAATGTCAGGCAACAGGAGCATTGATATTCTGGGCAATTATTTTATGGAACTCTGCTCTACTAAGATCATTGACCATTTGAATCGACAACCTTCTTTTAAGGAAAAAAATCAACAAATGCTTCATTATAAAGCAGAAGCTGCTGCTGGTGGTATTATACGCATGATGTTTAAATGGCTGTCGGATGGAGCAACTATACCTTCCGAGGAAATGATTACTTATTCGAAAAAAATTCTGAGTGATTTTTTTGCAGAGGAATAA
- a CDS encoding helix-turn-helix domain-containing protein: MDKINLLIIVTVISLFISLFLAFFLLTVKTKHKISNSLFAIFLIITAIDVSGTLFNLIADSPSNLGMLRNSFAFLQLPVFYLYILSVCYSDFKFKSQYLIHLLPFLIANVILLPRFYTVDVASKIKFLKNYQSMIELQFNHILFHIQVVVYIIAVFMLLRKAKKLYLENYAGACVNSYNWLFQFTVVLTILFLVAFLKNIFKFSDYPYISEWIKIGLLVFQLLIFCWYLFKALNNPGLFRNIDSKLKLVKDIISEEKKSEQLAVNDEELLKLKKYMVEEKPFLNPSVTIQDISNDLEIPVRELSLLINHKLGQHFYDFINAYRIESAMDILKDVTKSKLTVLEILYHIGFNSKSSFNTAFKKHTGNTPTAYRKSL, from the coding sequence ATGGATAAGATTAATTTATTAATTATTGTGACTGTGATCTCCTTGTTCATTTCATTATTTCTTGCATTTTTTCTGCTTACAGTTAAAACAAAACACAAGATAAGTAATTCTCTTTTTGCTATTTTTCTAATAATAACTGCTATAGATGTTAGCGGAACTTTATTCAACTTAATAGCTGATAGTCCTTCAAATCTGGGAATGCTAAGAAATTCATTTGCTTTCTTACAACTTCCTGTTTTTTATCTATATATATTATCTGTTTGTTATTCCGATTTTAAGTTTAAATCCCAATATTTAATACATCTGCTTCCATTTTTAATTGCGAATGTAATTTTATTACCTCGTTTTTATACTGTAGATGTCGCTTCTAAAATTAAATTTCTTAAAAATTATCAAAGTATGATAGAACTGCAGTTCAATCATATTCTTTTTCATATTCAGGTAGTTGTATATATTATTGCTGTCTTTATGTTATTAAGGAAAGCAAAAAAACTATATCTTGAAAATTATGCAGGCGCGTGTGTTAATTCCTATAATTGGTTGTTTCAATTTACGGTTGTACTCACTATTTTATTTTTAGTCGCCTTTTTAAAAAACATCTTTAAATTTTCTGATTACCCATACATCTCTGAATGGATAAAAATTGGACTTTTGGTATTTCAGCTCCTTATTTTTTGTTGGTATTTATTTAAAGCATTAAACAATCCCGGTTTATTTAGGAATATCGATTCAAAACTAAAACTTGTAAAGGATATAATTTCTGAAGAAAAAAAGAGTGAACAATTAGCAGTAAATGATGAAGAATTGTTGAAATTAAAGAAGTATATGGTAGAAGAAAAGCCATTTCTTAATCCTTCTGTAACAATTCAAGATATTTCGAATGACCTTGAAATTCCTGTTCGAGAATTATCTCTTTTAATTAATCATAAATTAGGGCAGCATTTTTACGATTTTATTAATGCCTATCGAATAGAGAGTGCTATGGATATTTTAAAAGATGTTACAAAAAGTAAGTTAACTGTTTTAGAAATTCTATATCACATAGGTTTTAATTCAAAATCTTCTTTCAATACGGCTTTTAAAAAACATACGGGTAATACACCAACTGCTTACCGTAAAAGTTTGTAA